Proteins from a genomic interval of Methanothrix sp.:
- the tgtA gene encoding tRNA guanosine(15) transglycosylase TgtA — MQGCFEILHKDLAGRIGRLHTPHGTVETPALMPVVNPHVLLLSPQELVDLGADMIITNSYIIHQDPILRETALERGVHGLLGFDGPVMTDSGAFQLSVYGNVDVEPLEILEFQQEIRSDISVPLDIPTAPDASREQAGRELAETERRLREAVAHRREDLLIAGPVQGGIYPDLRESAARRLRGMGFDVYPIGAVVPLMESYRFTELVDVVVASKIGLGPGVPVHLFGAGHPMVFALAAALGCDLFDSAAYALYARDGRYLTPTGTYRLSELKYLPCSCDVCREHTPASLNDDPKRVELLARHNLLASFQELRAVRQSIHEGSLWEHLERRCRSHPRMYQAFKHLSRYAEYLERLDRVSKTTLFYLSTESARRPEVIRYRNRICRLELRGKVLVTDRHPEEEDRTRYDHILGFLPPFGPYPLGLEEMYPLNAELPDEMDDSAVKEALDTLRSLIRENPGAEFHVEISCLEGCRDAVL, encoded by the coding sequence ATGCAGGGCTGCTTTGAGATTCTACACAAAGACCTGGCTGGCAGGATAGGGAGGCTGCACACGCCACACGGCACTGTGGAGACGCCGGCGCTCATGCCTGTGGTGAATCCACACGTACTTCTGCTGAGCCCCCAGGAGCTGGTCGATCTCGGTGCTGATATGATCATAACAAACAGCTACATCATCCACCAGGACCCGATCCTCAGGGAGACGGCGCTGGAGCGCGGGGTCCATGGTCTTCTCGGGTTCGATGGGCCGGTTATGACAGACTCGGGCGCATTCCAGCTCTCCGTTTACGGTAATGTGGACGTGGAGCCGCTTGAGATACTCGAGTTCCAGCAGGAGATCCGCTCCGACATCTCTGTACCTCTGGACATACCAACCGCTCCTGATGCTTCGAGAGAGCAGGCCGGGAGGGAGCTCGCAGAGACAGAGAGACGGCTCAGGGAGGCGGTGGCACACAGGAGAGAGGACCTCCTTATTGCAGGGCCTGTGCAGGGTGGCATCTACCCCGATCTCAGAGAATCTGCTGCGCGCAGGTTGAGGGGGATGGGCTTTGACGTGTACCCGATCGGCGCGGTCGTCCCGCTCATGGAGAGCTACAGGTTCACGGAGCTGGTCGATGTTGTGGTCGCATCGAAGATCGGCCTGGGGCCGGGGGTGCCTGTGCACCTCTTTGGCGCCGGCCATCCAATGGTCTTCGCACTTGCTGCAGCCCTGGGGTGCGATCTCTTCGATTCCGCGGCATACGCACTTTACGCCCGTGATGGGAGGTACCTCACACCCACCGGCACATACAGGCTTTCTGAGCTGAAGTACCTGCCGTGCTCCTGCGATGTGTGCAGAGAACACACGCCTGCATCTCTCAACGATGACCCAAAGAGGGTGGAGCTCCTCGCCCGTCACAACCTCTTGGCATCATTCCAGGAGCTCAGGGCTGTGAGGCAGAGCATCCACGAGGGATCACTCTGGGAGCATCTCGAGAGAAGATGCAGATCCCATCCGAGGATGTATCAGGCTTTCAAACACCTATCAAGATATGCGGAGTATCTGGAGAGGCTTGACCGTGTATCGAAAACGACTCTGTTCTATCTCAGCACCGAGTCTGCGAGGAGGCCTGAGGTCATACGCTACCGTAACAGGATCTGCCGGCTGGAGCTAAGGGGAAAGGTCCTGGTGACGGACAGGCATCCCGAAGAGGAGGATCGCACCAGGTATGATCACATCCTGGGTTTCCTGCCTCCTTTTGGGCCTTACCCGCTGGGACTGGAGGAGATGTACCCGCTGAACGCTGAGCTGCCAGATGAGATGGATGATAGTGCGGTAAAGGAGGCGCTAGATACGCTGCGATCACTCATCAGGGAGAACCCGGGGGCGGAGTTCCATGTAGAGATAAGCTGCCTGGAGGGCTGCAGGGATGCGGTTCTTTGA
- a CDS encoding HIT domain-containing protein, translating into MDVLWAPWRIDYILSEKGKGCIFCEKPRENKDRENLILHRGKNHFVIMNAFPYNNGHMMVVPYRHTSTLSGWSGNELQEFMELADLCVSLLQRTMRPDGFNLGINMGEVAGAGIAEHIHLHIVPRWKGDTNFMPVLADTRVIPEHIRATYEKLLQNLKLMMQEK; encoded by the coding sequence ATGGACGTTCTTTGGGCGCCTTGGCGCATCGATTACATACTGAGCGAGAAGGGAAAGGGCTGTATCTTCTGCGAGAAGCCCAGAGAGAACAAGGACCGCGAGAACCTGATACTTCACCGTGGAAAGAACCACTTTGTGATAATGAATGCTTTTCCGTACAACAACGGTCACATGATGGTTGTTCCCTACCGTCACACATCAACGCTATCAGGATGGAGCGGGAATGAGCTTCAGGAGTTCATGGAGCTTGCTGATCTGTGCGTATCCCTGCTCCAGAGAACGATGCGGCCGGATGGGTTCAATTTGGGGATAAACATGGGCGAGGTGGCAGGCGCAGGCATCGCGGAGCACATCCACCTTCACATCGTTCCGAGATGGAAGGGCGATACGAACTTCATGCCCGTTCTCGCTGACACGCGGGTGATACCTGAGCACATCAGGGCAACCTACGAGAAGCTTCTGCAGAACCTGAAACTCATGATGCAGGAGAAGTAG
- the purN gene encoding phosphoribosylglycinamide formyltransferase: protein MESDTFTGSTPLSRIGVISSGRGENLRYIIKATRSGYLRAEVVIVLTNQPDAGALRIAREFGVPAEFIDPEGLSREEYDRRLIERLDDAGVDLVVLTGYMRILSPEFVRHYRNRILNIHPALLPSFRGVDAFQQALDYGVRWTGTTIHIVDEEVDHGPIVYQVPVPVKPDDTHESLKARIQRAEYRAYPKAIKMFLEGRPRIEGRRVVFEREASDRKNT from the coding sequence TTGGAAAGTGATACCTTTACCGGCTCGACGCCCCTTTCGCGCATTGGTGTTATCTCCTCAGGGCGCGGAGAGAATCTCAGGTACATAATAAAGGCCACCAGATCAGGTTACCTGAGGGCAGAGGTGGTTATTGTCCTGACCAACCAGCCGGACGCTGGAGCTCTCAGAATAGCCAGGGAGTTTGGCGTTCCGGCTGAGTTCATCGATCCGGAAGGCCTGTCCAGAGAGGAGTATGACAGGCGTCTCATCGAAAGGCTCGATGATGCAGGGGTCGATCTGGTGGTTCTGACAGGCTACATGCGCATCCTGTCGCCTGAGTTTGTGCGGCACTACAGGAACAGGATTCTGAACATACATCCCGCGCTTCTGCCCTCATTCAGAGGAGTGGATGCCTTCCAGCAGGCTCTGGATTACGGGGTGAGATGGACCGGAACGACGATACACATCGTTGATGAGGAGGTCGATCATGGCCCCATCGTGTACCAGGTGCCGGTTCCGGTGAAACCGGATGACACACATGAGAGCCTCAAGGCCAGGATCCAGAGGGCGGAGTACAGGGCGTATCCCAAGGCCATCAAGATGTTTCTCGAGGGGAGGCCGAGGATAGAGGGGCGGAGGGTGGTGTTTGAGAGGGAGGCATCTGACCGCAAGAACACATGA